From a region of the Candidatus Gracilibacteria bacterium genome:
- a CDS encoding PilT/PilU family type 4a pilus ATPase has translation MQDVIKTDHPIRDQLLQVMIDNKGSDLYITVGTFPAIKIAGEITSIDEDMEAFTWKDTFEFAQSIVDENQMAKLDKEQNLDFSFSFAGARFRGNLSFQMGNYMVVVRLLNSEIPDIETLGLTDIYKNVTKLGQGLILITGPTGSGKTTTLAAMINFINTNYKKHIITIEDPIEYVHKHKNSIIEQKEVGKDVPDYETALIGAMRQAPQVILFGEMRNKREVEMALTLAETGHLVFSTLHTRSAAQTISRVIDIFSENEKDQVRMQLSDALVAVFSQRLLTRIDGTGVHMVKEILVNNSAVSNLIRENDIHQIPTAMQMGKREGMQLLEDDILKLIQLGEITEEEGVKYANNPRIILEQRM, from the coding sequence ATGCAAGACGTAATAAAAACTGATCATCCAATTCGAGATCAACTGCTCCAAGTTATGATAGATAACAAGGGGAGTGACTTATACATAACCGTTTGAACGTTTCCTGCAATCAAAATAGCAGGAGAGATTACGAGTATTGACGAAGATATGGAGGCATTCACTTGGAAGGATACTTTTGAATTTGCTCAATCTATTGTCGATGAGAACCAGATGGCAAAACTTGATAAGGAACAAAATCTTGATTTTTCATTTAGTTTTGCCTGAGCGAGATTTAGATGAAATCTCTCATTTCAAATGTGAAACTATATGGTGGTAGTAAGACTCTTAAACTCCGAGATTCCAGATATAGAAACACTATGACTTACTGATATATACAAAAATGTTACAAAACTCGGACAAGGCCTTATACTTATCACTGGGCCAACTGGTTCTTGAAAAACCACGACTCTTGCTGCTATGATAAACTTTATCAATACGAATTATAAAAAACATATTATCACCATTGAAGATCCTATTGAATATGTTCATAAACATAAAAATTCTATCATTGAACAAAAAGAAGTTGGAAAAGATGTTCCAGATTATGAAACAGCACTGATAGGGGCTATGAGACAAGCACCACAAGTTATATTATTTGGTGAGATGCGTAATAAAAGAGAAGTAGAAATGGCACTTACCTTAGCAGAGACATGACATTTGGTTTTCTCGACGCTTCATACTCGAAGTGCAGCTCAAACTATTTCAAGAGTTATTGATATCTTTTCTGAAAATGAAAAAGACCAAGTTCGTATGCAACTCTCAGATGCATTGGTAGCCGTGTTTTCTCAAAGACTTCTTACAAGAATAGATGGGACTTGAGTTCATATGGTAAAGGAAATACTCGTTAATAATAGTGCCGTATCCAATCTCATCAGGGAAAATGATATACATCAAATACCTACAGCCATGCAAATGGGGAAGAGAGAATGAATGCAGCTTCTTGAGGATGATATACTGAAACTCATTCAACTTTGAGAAATCACTGAGGAAGAAGGAGTAAAATATGCAAATAATCCAAGAATTATTTTAGAACAAAGAATGTAA